One Brassica napus cultivar Da-Ae chromosome A5, Da-Ae, whole genome shotgun sequence DNA window includes the following coding sequences:
- the LOC106455057 gene encoding serine/threonine-protein kinase HT1-like isoform X1, producing METPNEIKASPGNNLRNRGAVGNDSKKDMIFRADRIDLKNLDIQLEKHLSRVWSRNIEKNPKPKEEWEIELAKLEMSNVIARGAYGIVYKGIYDGQDVAVKVLDWGEDGYATTAETSALRASFRQEVGVWHKLNHPNVTKFVGASMGTTNLKIPSSAEMENSLPQRACCVVVEYLPGGTLKQYLFRNRRRKLAIRVVVQLALDLSRGLSYLHSERIVHRDVKTENMLLDYQRNLKIADFGVARVEAQNPKDMTGETGTLGYMAPEVLDGKPYNRRCDVYSFGICLWEIYCCAMPYPDLSFADVSSAVVRQNLRPDIPRCCPTSLSNIMKRCWDANPVKRPEMEEVVKMLEGVDTSKGGGMIPEDQRPGCFCFVSGRGP from the exons atggaaACACCAAACGAGATAAAAGCTTCACCGGGGAATAACCTCAGAAACAGAGGAGCTGTTGGGAATGACAGCAAGAAAGACATGATTTTCCGAGCTGACAGGATCGATCTGAAGAATTTGGACATTCAGCTGGAGAAACATCTGAGTAGGGTTTGGTCAAGAAACATCGAGAAGAATCCAAAGCCTAAGGAAGAGTGGGAAATCGAGTTGGCTAAATTGGAGATGAGCAATGTCATTGCTCGTGGTGCTTATGGTATTGTCTACAAAGGCATCTATGATGGTCAAGACGTTGCAG TGAAAGTGCTTGATTGGGGAGAAGATGGTTACGCGACAACGGCTGAGACTTCAGCTCTTCGTGCTTCGTTCCGACAAGAAGTTGGGGTTTGGCACAAACTTAACCATCCCAATGTCACAAAG tttGTTGGAGCATCAATGGGGACAACAAATCTAAAGATACCTTCATCAGCTGAGATGGAGAACTCGTTGCCTCAGAGAGCTTGTTGTGTGGTTGTGGAGTATCTTCCTGGAGGAACTCTTAAGCAATATTTGTTCCGTAACAGGCGAAGGAAACTCGCTATTAGAGTTGTGGTTCAACTCGCTCTAGATCTCTCCCGAGG GCTAAGTTATTTGCATTCAGAGAGAATCGTTCATCGGGACGTGAAAACGGAGAACATGTTATTGGATTATCAGAGGAATCTAAagattgctgattttggagTGGCTAGAGTTGAAGCTCAGAATCCAAAGGACATGACTGGAGAAACTGGTACTCTAGGATACATGGCTCCAGAG GTTCTTGATGGTAAGCCATACAACAGAAGATGCGATGTTTACAGCTTCGGGATATGCTTGTGGGAGATTTATTGTTGTGCTATGCCTTATCCTGATCTCAGCTTTGCTGATGTTTCTTCTGCTGTTGTTCGTCAG AATCTAAGACCAGACATACCGAGATGCTGTCCAACATCATTATCGAACATAATGAAGAGATGTTGGGATGCGAATCCGGTGAAACGGCCAGAGATGGAGGAAGTCGTGAAGATGCTTGAAGGAGTCGACACTTCCAAAGGTGGCGGAATGATCCCGGAAGATCAGAGACCTGGCTGTTTCTGCTTTGTCTCCGGTCGTGGTCCTTga